In Mycetocola zhujimingii, one DNA window encodes the following:
- a CDS encoding PPOX class F420-dependent oxidoreductase has product MSAATGSDLAAEPYVLLTTFRSSGAPVSTPVWVAKGLDGLLVTTSGESGKVKRIRKNPAVQLLPCDVRGNVSPGATAVDGTATVLDDAESRSAIDAALEQKYGVRYKAIRAAGKLRRSVATKSVVLRIIPTAERPGN; this is encoded by the coding sequence GTGAGTGCCGCGACGGGCAGTGACCTTGCCGCTGAGCCCTACGTGCTGCTGACGACCTTCCGCTCGTCCGGGGCGCCCGTTTCCACGCCGGTGTGGGTCGCGAAAGGGCTCGACGGGCTGCTCGTGACCACCTCCGGTGAGTCCGGGAAAGTCAAACGAATTCGGAAGAACCCTGCTGTGCAGCTTCTGCCGTGCGATGTGCGGGGGAACGTCAGCCCGGGTGCGACAGCGGTTGACGGCACCGCAACCGTGCTCGATGACGCTGAGAGCCGCTCGGCGATTGATGCGGCGCTCGAGCAGAAGTACGGCGTGCGATACAAGGCGATCAGGGCGGCTGGAAAGCTCCGACGATCCGTGGCGACCAAGTCGGTGGTTCTGCGCATCATCCCGACCGCAGAGCGCCCTGGCAACTAA